In Candidatus Nanopelagicales bacterium, the following are encoded in one genomic region:
- a CDS encoding MerR family transcriptional regulator, whose amino-acid sequence MAARSFDDNQPVYVISVAADLAGLHPQTLRQYDRLGLVSPDRVGGRNRLYSMRDILRLREVQQLAAEGMNLAGIQRVLELENEVASLRARLAQLERHKSSTALVVWRPQRRR is encoded by the coding sequence ATGGCTGCCCGCTCCTTTGACGACAACCAACCGGTCTACGTCATTTCGGTGGCCGCCGATCTAGCCGGTCTGCATCCCCAGACCCTGCGGCAATACGACCGGCTCGGCCTCGTGTCACCCGACCGGGTAGGTGGACGCAACCGGCTGTACTCAATGCGCGACATCCTGCGACTTCGCGAGGTCCAGCAGCTCGCCGCGGAGGGGATGAACCTCGCTGGCATTCAACGCGTGTTGGAGCTGGAGAACGAGGTCGCTTCACTGCGAGCGCGGCTTGCGCAACTCGAACGGCACAAGTCATCCACTGCGCTGGTCGTCTGGCGCCCGCAACGGCGGAGGTAA
- the dnaJ gene encoding molecular chaperone DnaJ produces the protein MAPEGEGIRREWLDKDYYKSLGVSKKAEAAEIKKAYRKLARELHPDANPDNKKAEDRFKEVTEAYDVLGDAETRRKYDEAREMYGGSGTGGFGRGGFGRGGRQPSGGAQTFDASDFGDLFGQGGAGAGGGGFGDVLGGLFNRGGRSRSPRRGSDIESEVTMGFRDALHGVTLPLRLSTEGSCQTCGGSGSRPGTAPKVCPACQGAGAVVHNQGGFAFSEPCETCRGRGVIIDDPCPTCHGTGHGTSSRTIHARIPAGVRDGQKIKLKGKGSPGENGAPNGDLYIVVHVTADQVFGRDGMNVTLSVPIAFDEAALGANVKVPTPDGSSVTLKIPAGTSNGRKFRVKDKGAHPHSGKHGDLIVTVQVAVPSALGDEAKAAVEALREARGSEDPRAELFAKVGDA, from the coding sequence AAGGCGGAAGCTGCCGAGATCAAGAAGGCCTATCGCAAGCTCGCGCGCGAACTGCATCCGGACGCGAACCCGGACAACAAGAAGGCCGAGGATCGCTTCAAGGAAGTGACTGAGGCGTACGACGTGCTTGGCGATGCAGAAACGCGCCGCAAATACGACGAAGCCCGGGAAATGTACGGCGGAAGCGGCACGGGTGGCTTCGGCCGAGGTGGCTTCGGCCGTGGCGGTCGCCAACCCAGTGGCGGAGCTCAGACGTTCGACGCCTCGGACTTCGGCGATCTGTTCGGCCAAGGTGGCGCCGGCGCCGGCGGGGGCGGTTTCGGTGACGTGCTCGGTGGGTTGTTCAACCGAGGTGGCCGTAGTCGCTCGCCGCGTCGTGGCTCGGACATCGAAAGTGAAGTGACGATGGGTTTCCGCGATGCGCTGCATGGCGTGACGCTGCCGTTGCGGCTGAGCACAGAAGGAAGCTGTCAGACCTGTGGCGGGTCAGGCTCACGCCCAGGGACCGCACCGAAGGTGTGTCCTGCGTGCCAGGGAGCCGGTGCCGTGGTTCATAACCAGGGCGGCTTCGCGTTTTCCGAGCCCTGCGAGACGTGCCGCGGACGCGGTGTCATCATCGACGACCCATGCCCGACCTGCCACGGAACCGGCCATGGGACGAGTTCCCGCACCATCCATGCCCGCATTCCCGCTGGCGTTCGCGATGGCCAGAAGATCAAGCTCAAGGGCAAAGGTTCGCCGGGCGAGAACGGTGCCCCCAATGGCGACCTCTACATCGTGGTCCACGTGACTGCCGACCAGGTTTTCGGGCGCGACGGAATGAACGTGACGCTCAGCGTCCCGATTGCATTCGACGAGGCTGCTTTGGGCGCCAACGTCAAGGTGCCAACCCCGGATGGTTCATCGGTGACCCTGAAGATCCCCGCGGGAACTTCCAACGGTCGCAAGTTCCGCGTGAAGGACAAGGGCGCGCACCCGCACAGCGGCAAGCACGGTGACTTGATTGTGACGGTGCAAGTCGCTGTCCCGTCGGCGTTGGGCGACGAGGCGAAAGCGGCCGTCGAGGCCCTGCGCGAAGCACGCGGCTCGGAGGATCCGCGAGCAGAACTATTCGCCAAGGTAGGTGATGCGTGA